In Tachysurus fulvidraco isolate hzauxx_2018 chromosome 11, HZAU_PFXX_2.0, whole genome shotgun sequence, one DNA window encodes the following:
- the pitpnaa gene encoding phosphatidylinositol transfer protein, alpha a produces MLIKEFRVVLPISVEEYQVAQLYSVAEASKNETGGGEGVEVLKNEPYEKEDGEKGQYTHKIYHLQSKVPGFVRMLAPSSALKVHEKAWNAYPYCRTVITNEYMKDNFMIMIETWHKPDFGDQENVHKLDPDTWKKTEVVYIDIADRSQVEDKDYKPDEDPATFKSTKTGRGPLGPQWRKELPQKTDCPHMCAYKLVTIKFKWFGLQNKVENFIHKQEKRLFTNFHRQLFCWIDRWIDLTMDDIRRMEEETQRELDKMREKDPVKGMSASDE; encoded by the exons ATGCTTATTAAGGAATT CCGAGTTGTTCTTCCCATTTCTGTTGAAGAG TACCAGGTGGCCCAGCTCTACTCAGTGGCTGAAGCCAGTAAGAACGAGactggaggaggagaaggagtgGAGGTACTGAAGAATGAGCCCTATGAGAAGGAGGATGGAGAGAAGGGGCAATACACACATAAGATCTACCACTTGCAGAG TAAAGTGCCAGGCTTTGTGAGGATGCTGGCACCATCATCGGCTCTGAAAGTCCACGAGAAGGCCTGGAATGCTTACCCATACTGTCGCACTG TTATTACA AATGAATACATGAAGGATAATTTTATGATCATGATTGAGACGTGGCACAAGCCTGACTTCGGTGACCAAGAAAAT GTACATAAACTTGATCCAGACACATGGAAGAAGACCGAGGTTGTTTACATTGATATTGCTGACAGGAGTCAGGTAGAAGACAAG GACTACAAACCTGACGAGGATCCAGCCACTTTCAAGTCAACAAAAACTGGAAGAGGACCATTAGGACCTCAGTGGCGA AAAGAGCTTCCTCAGAAGACCGACTGTCCTCACATGTGTGCCTATAAACTTGTCACTATCAAGTTTAAGTGGTTTGGATTGCAAAACAAAGTGGAAAACTTCATCCACAAG CAAGAGAAGCGCTTGTTTACCAACTTCCACAGGCAGCTCTTCTGCTGGATTGACCGGTGGATTGACTTGACAATGGACGACATTCGACGGATGGAAGAGGAGACACAAAGGGAACTTGATAAG ATGCGAGAAAAGGACCCAGTAAAAGGGATGTCTGCCTCGGATGAGTAA